The region GTTCCAAGCGGGTGAATTTTGAAGTGTAACTCCTTCTATTAATATCTTATTACAGCGAACTAAGTTCGTCATAACTGGACGGTAGAGATCATAGTTTGGAGCTGCCTTCTTAAGTGCATCTGGATCTTCAACACTTACTTCTCCTTCTAAACAACCTTCATAAGAAGTTTTACTAGGATACCAGATACCGCCTTCTTTCGTATCAATTACATAAGGACTCTTCTTTAAACGTGCTTGCCACTGTTTCTTCGTTACCTTAAACTCTTTTAATGGACGCCATTCGTGACCATTACCATCAATAACACCTTCACCAGTAATTGCAATATTCTCTTCATCAAATGCATGGATTGGAGAAACCGCACGAAGTCTTGGTTGTCCCTCATAATTAGTAAGAATAATTGGGTATTCTTCTGGATTCTTATCGAAGGTAATTAATGCACCCTTTTCTAGATGAAGGTTAATATTTGACTTTAAAGTAATAGGACCTGTAAGCCAGATGCCTTCTGGAACGTTAACCGTACCACCACCGAGCTTTGATAACTCCGTAATTGCTTGATTGATTGCAGCTGTATTCGATTCAATACCCCCAGACACTGCCTTATAATCTGTAATACTCACCTGTCTATCTGGAAAAACCGGTAATTCAACAGTAAATGTTTGCATTCATACTCTCCTTTTTTAATCTCACACACTATCGTAATAAATAATTTTCAAACCTTTCTCCTAGAATACTATGTACTAAATGATTTGAAAACTGGAATAGTAGTATTATACATTGATTTTCTCTATGATTCTACAAAGTTTCTATAGAATATCATGTTAAATTACTGATTTTTTATCTTTAGAATTTCCAATATTTTCTGATTGCTGGATTTTGTATCTTCTTTCAGGTTATTTATGAATTAGCTCAATAATAACACAAGAGCTTTCAGGCAAACATCTTATGGAAAAATCAATATTTTGTATCTATGCCTCTTCTAAACCATATGGACAAACAACCATACACAAACCACACGCGTTCTTTCTACCAAGTTTCTCTAATGATAGGCTTCTCTTTTGATTGCATAAAGAATAATCTATTATCTCACATCGCTTTCTATCAATTTCCCAATCCACACCTTTCAGCGCCTTATATGGGCATATGCCAACACAGAGATTACAATCATGTGGGCAATGGCTTTTTGTTATTGCCTCCCCATATTCAAATACATTATCAATTAATACAGCAGATAGTCTAACCCTAGGACCATATTGTTTTGTTATTAGTACATCATTTTTTCCAATCCAACCAAGTCCAGCTTGTATTGCAGCATATTTAAAAGAAAAAGGTGCAATTAAATCA is a window of Lachnoclostridium phytofermentans ISDg DNA encoding:
- a CDS encoding epoxyqueuosine reductase, producing the protein MLINDMADLLKKQDGLLYGFTDISYSEYSREFKSALVLAMPYESKLTLEMYSEKRLEQEIQTARQKLNTLLQELEKVLYKNQSKYFIPPVAQKNETDLIAPFSFKYAAIQAGLGWIGKNDVLITKQYGPRVRLSAVLIDNVFEYGEAITKSHCPHDCNLCVGICPYKALKGVDWEIDRKRCEIIDYSLCNQKRSLSLEKLGRKNACGLCMVVCPYGLEEA